The genomic interval GATCCCCGGCACTTCCCGCGAGTGCAGTCACAAATGTTATTGCTAGGAGAGCAGGAGCATCTTGCGATATCTACGTCCTTGCCTCGGAGACGCGTCTTCACGGGCTTGAGCGCGTCAAACCCTCATACGGCAGCTAATCAGTGTCTCTAGCACGTGCTGAGGAATCCAGCGTATGTGATTGCGAAGAAATCCTAAAAGCTCTGCCCAACTTTAATGTCACCCATCGACACATGAAAGATTTTGAAATGCACGTCGTTGTCGTTGAATTGAAGTCGAGACCATCTTCCTCGCTAAGGTACCTATGCCTGGCTTAACCCCACAGCGGGGCTGCCGCGCTGATTCGCGCCGTGCTTCTGGGCTTCAGCTCTGGAACCCCTGGGCCGGTTGGCGATCTTGAGGTGCCATCGATTATCTAAGCAGCGGTACCTCGACTCTCGAAGCTGGAATCCCCAGGCAATCGAAATGCTGCCCGTAAATGTACGGACGGTTATGAGTTAACTACCTTAGTTGGGatgaaaagaagaagagggaaAAAGTCGCAAAGTAAGTCGTCTCGAACCCGCGACCCCCCTCGATCTCGAGGTTCAGCCAGGTAGGTACCTCTGGTGACGGCATCAGGATCCTTCTTGGGAATTGCATCTCCTCGTCACCCAAAGTACTGGTAACCGAAATGATAAAAAGGGAAGCTGCCTGCTATGGCGTCACATCTGGTACCGCTTGCCACTCAAGGCTGCCGATCTAGGCACTCTAAGAGTAGAGTGTTAAAGGCACAATTGTACCGTTCGGCCGTCGTTGACAACGGGCGGTGCTTCCTTGGAGCAAACATTGCAATTCTGGCCCTATGAGGGTGGGGTCGTTGCTCTCCACGAATATACGCATCGTGAATACATAGGATTACCTATCTAATTGAACACGTGAATACCTACTGATACAAAAATTGAGCCTGTCGAGATGGTGGCCACCACCTCACATGCAAGACTAAATTGACGTAAGCCACCGGTCCAACTCTACATCTCATCGGGGAAAATTGTACAGATTGATCGACACCATTGCACAGATCTGAGATCTCACTGCCAGAAGTTCTTATTCTTACTACAAAGTTACATTTCCCCTGCTCAGTACCTTCTCACAGAAAGAGTAGGTACTGTAAGCAACGGTTTTCcatctaccttaccttaccttaccctaGGTATGGATCTCTAGGTCGCGCAGAGGACGGATCTTCGGTCTCAAAATGGCCGAAGACCCCTGCACGTCACCGGAGCTGGCGGCGGGGACCTAAGCTCCCTGCGGATCTATGACGCGCTTTGTTTGCATCACCTCACTGCTGCTCCCATTTGCACCACCAAAGCTGTGTCGTCAATAAAGACGGTCCTCGAGACAACCTTTTCGCAAGCCATTCGCAGTTTTCAAACGTCTGGAGGTGCAAAATCGCAGCTACACTAGAATCCAGGCCAAGTTCAGATACCCTCACCTGTCCGCAATGGCGCTCCCCGCAGTCAAGTCTCTAGAGGAGTGCTCCGAGTGGGCCAAGGTCGTCGAACCCTTCATCCCCCAGCTCCTCGAGCTCCCCGGCAAGATCATCGCGAGCCCGCAGTCGCTGCCCCAGATCTACCTCGAGACGAACCCCCTCGTCTCCGGCTTCGCCTTTTCCCTGCTCATTGCCGTCCTCACTCTCGGCGTGTCAGAGTACCACCGCAACTTTTCCCAAATCGACCGGCTGTGGAGTCTCCTGCCCAACTGGTATGTCCTGCACACGGCGGCATGGGCGTACCTGAATGGCGAACCTTGGCAGCGAGTCGCGCTGGCCGGGGCCGCGACCACCCTCTGGAGCGTAAGGAGAACAACAACGACCCAGTGACCACGCAGCTCGAGGAGATGAAGTGCTGACACAATTGTGCCGATAGTCCCGATTGACCTTCAACTACTGGCGCAAAGGAGGTTACGAGCGTGGAAGTGAAGACTACAGATGGTACTGAATCTCCTCCCCATCGAACATTGCCCCTCCAACAAGTCTTCTAATATTGTGCATCCACGCAGGGAAATTGTCCGCGCATACGTCCCCGCCTgggtcttcttcctcttcaatGTGACCTTCATCTCCTTCATCCAGTCCATCCTCCTCTTCGCCTTCTCCGCCGCGCCCGCCTActccctcctcctcgccaGCCGCATCGAGCCCGACCTCGCCGCCTCGGACTACTCCTTCTTCGCCATCCTCGCCGGCCTTGTCCTCAGCGAGTACATCAGCGACGGCCAGCAGTGGGACTACCAGACCGCCAAAGCCACCTACAAAAAGGGCAacggcgccgccgcctccgtcCCCCGCGGCTGGGCTCAGGCGGACCTCGAGCGTGGCTTCGTCACGCACGGTCTCTGGGCCTACAGCCGCCACCCCAACTTCTTCGCCGAGCAGATGGTCTGGTTCGTGCTCTACCAGTGGAGCTGCTACGCCACCAAGGTGCTGTACAGCTACACCTTTGCCGGCTCCGCGTTCCTCGTGCTGCTGTTCCAGGGCTCGACATGGCTCACTGAGCTGATCACTGCGGGCAAGTATCACGAGTACGCCGAGTACCAGAGCCAGGTTGGCATGTTTATGCCCAAGTCGCTGTTTCCGTACAAGAAGCCCCCGCCAAAGGTCATCCGCACGAGCGAGCTTGCCAAGCGCCAGAGCAAGAAGGATAAATAAAGAAGGAATAGACTAGAAACATGCTTGTCCATGTTAAGACACGGCCTATTCAGCCGTAACGGGGAATCTTTTCTGGTCTGGGGACTGGAATAGACGGTGAATTGAATCTGTGTATTCTTCTAGAGAAGGTCTTTTTCTAGTTTCTGGTGAGATCGTTATGGAGTTCATCTATGCATCCGACGCATGTAATCAGAGGAAAAATAATCATACCAAACTCATCCCGACCATTGCCACCCATTCGGCCTGACTCATCTCCCTCCCTCAAACATCAAGCTTCAGGCTGGCAAGGCTGTCAACATAGTACGCCGGCACGGCCGCGGCCCCCTCCTTCTCCCAGTCCTCCTTCTTGTGCACGCCAGTCAAGACGGCAAGCGTGCCGCCCAGCTTGCCCTCGATGCCGAACTTGATGTCCGTGTCGAGGCGGTCGCCGATCATGCACGTCCGCTCGCGGTTCAACTGGAACTTGCCCTCGACAGCGTCCATCATAGCCTGCGACGGCTTTCCCAGCGCCACGGGCTGCTGCTGGCTCATGTTGACGAGCGGGATCGAGATGGAGCCCGCGCCGGGGAAGAACGTGTGCGACATGGGCAGCGTGCTGTCCGTGTTGGTCGCGAGGAAGACGGCGCCGCGGCGGAGGTACTGGTACCCCAAGCTCAGCTTGAGGTAGTTGATGTGGAAGTCCAGTCCCGCGAGCACGACGCCGACTTCCGGGTCGAGGGCGGAGCCGTCGGCGATGGCGGCAAAGTCCTCGGGGCCGATGTCGCGGCGCAGAGCGGGGTCGGTGCCGCCGATGAAGCCGACGCCTTCGGCGCGGAGCTCGGCTTCGATTCCGGCTTCGCCAATGACGAAGACCTTGCGCTTGTCGGCGGGGAGGTCGAGGATGCGGGAGACGTAGACGGCGGAGGAGTAGGCTGAGCCAAAGATGTCTTCCACGTCCGAGGGGATGTCGAGGGCGGCGAACTTCTTGTGGTATTCTTGGCGGGACTTTGTCGAGTTGTTTGTTACGAAGACGGTGCGCTTGCCTGTGGGTGGGGGGAAACGAGCACTCAAGAGGTTAGGGGCCGAGACATGCGATTTGTAAGAGATTTTGTAAAGGGGAAAAGTTCAGGGTGAGCAACCTCTTGAGCGAAGGAAGGCGAGCGTCTCGCGAATGCCGTCGAATAGGTGGTCTCCGGACCAGAGGACGCCTGTTTGCGTAGGAGAAGAGTTGTCAGTTGTGCTCAGAAGAAGCACTTGTTTCATCCGGAACGAGGACGATGAGAATTACCGTCACAATCAATGAGGAAGACCTATATCTCATGAGATCAGCAAAGTCCTCATCTCATTTTCCGAGCATCGTGAGGTTCTCCACTGGTGAAAATGACTCAACGAGGTGGGGGTTGGATGCTGCTCACGTCAAACTTGTCGAGGAATTCTTGAGTAGCGGCAGAGTCGCCGGTGAGATATTTAGGCTGCTGTGGTTGAGACATCGTGAACTTTTGGGAGCTTGGTGTTTAGATTTCAACAAAAAGTCTATCGGACAGGGCTAGGTTACTAAGGTGAGAATGAGGTGCAGTTCGTTCTAGAGGTTGAGTTTCGGGATGGTGGGACAAGGGTGCGGAAGCGGGTTTCTGGCATGCGGCACTGATGACGGAGTGTGGGGATGAGGTCGGACGGCCATCGTCCGATTGGTTCGCGGATGCTGGTGGTACTTAGAGGCCTTGCAAGTGACGGCTCGATCTGGATGACATGGGATTATTGAAACCTGGGGAGGATGGAGTGAGACTGAGGGGAGGTCCAGAAACATGTCTGTAGCTCTCTGACATGGATGCAATGAGCCAAGGATTTGTTATCAGGTCTCTCAAGTGTTGAGGCTAGCGGATGTTGGAGTGCCTAGGTATTTTGAGTAAGTAAAGTAGGTAGGAACTGTTCGATATAATCTGAGATGTCATCGCCGCGTTGAGTGTCGTGC from Colletotrichum lupini chromosome 2, complete sequence carries:
- a CDS encoding phosphoglycolate/pyridoxal phosphate phosphatase, which translates into the protein MSQPQQPKYLTGDSAATQEFLDKFDVFLIDCDGVLWSGDHLFDGIRETLAFLRSRGKRTVFVTNNSTKSRQEYHKKFAALDIPSDVEDIFGSAYSSAVYVSRILDLPADKRKVFVIGEAGIEAELRAEGVGFIGGTDPALRRDIGPEDFAAIADGSALDPEVGVVLAGLDFHINYLKLSLGYQYLRRGAVFLATNTDSTLPMSHTFFPGAGSISIPLVNMSQQQPVALGKPSQAMMDAVEGKFQLNRERTCMIGDRLDTDIKFGIEGKLGGTLAVLTGVHKKEDWEKEGAAAVPAYYVDSLASLKLDV